Proteins encoded in a region of the Prochlorothrix hollandica PCC 9006 = CALU 1027 genome:
- the cobN gene encoding cobaltochelatase subunit CobN → MHRLAATPGGWNPNAEGVIFIDQTPAPLVLLTAADTDIQTLAQALPQLPPDFPAVRSVNLLQLQQQLTIDTYADSVLSQAQVIILRLLGGRGYWSYGLEVVKGVAETTGAALWVLPGDDRPDPDLVSHSSLGLGAVDQLWRYFCEGGVINLRHGLQFAAHHSLGMGPLPPAPQSVPLVGLYHSPAPATEPTNDLEPNPGIGSVGILFYRSHYLASNTAPIDALCQALAQRHLNPVPLFVSSLRDRAVQTAVVQHLRDRHRPALGVVLNTTGFAIAPSTAPGASDSGPPDLWSRLNVPVFQVILSGGTQAQWQDSWQGLTPRDIAMNVALPEVDGRIVTRAISFKAVQQHQAALETDVVIYEPQADRVQFVADLAHNWVQLAQTAVADRRVALILANYPTRDGRLANGVGLDTPESCARILHALAAAGYDLGSPEQIPQTGQDVIDRLTTSATNDPESQWRTQGQSLQRDLYQRYLATLAPAIQRDLQQRWGTVPDRLPIPGIRLGNVFVGIQPSRGYDQDPSLNYHAPDLEPTHHYLAFYHWLRSQFQAQALVHVGKHGNLEWLPGKGLALSATCYPEVALGPLPHFYPFIVNDPGEGSQAKRRAQAVILDHLTPPLTRAELYGPLAQLEQWVDEYYDAQTLDPKRVPVIRQRIWALLRQEQMDRELGTVMPVPGTQLSPKPGAKTNAIPPETSVLDQNPNSTLLREDNPEMWLTALDRYLCELKESQIRDGLHIFGQCPQGDQLRDLTVAIARSPSGVRRGLTRALAEAWDLDLDPLTADLGHPWSGPKPEPFQDCRTWGDGVEQLEAIAAQWVEVLMETTIAQPPATSLALGEDFQLKAQQLSPPLREGSALAVELGWIAQTLLPALRQTPQEISHLLQGLAGNYVPPGASGAPSRGRPEVLPTGRNFYSVDLRGLPTESAWDLGRKAAEVLIDRYTQDNGDYPQSLGLSVWGTSTMRTGGDDIAEALALLGVRPVWEGPSRRVVDFEILPLSLLGRPRVDVTLRISGFFRDAFPNLIDLFDRATQAVAQLPEPPDQNPLAQRVRQESDHWQAQGLSPDQAQRRAAYRVFGSKPGAYGAGLQGLMEAQNWHSDEDLARAYINWSSYAYGSSDLGCQGHSAPEAFQQRLQHLQIVLHNQDNREHDLLDSDDYYQFQGGLTAAVRVTQGQQPHTYFGDHSRPHQPKVRRLEEEIARVYRSRVINPKWIAGAMRHGYKGAFELAATVDYLFAYDATAHCVADHMYAGVTQAYVLNPEVQRFVQDHNPWALRDMAERLLEAEQRGLWQEVAPDLLDQLRRLVLEAEGAIEAR, encoded by the coding sequence ATGCATCGCCTTGCTGCGACCCCCGGCGGTTGGAACCCCAACGCTGAAGGAGTCATTTTCATTGACCAAACCCCCGCGCCCCTGGTGTTGCTCACCGCCGCCGACACCGATATCCAGACCCTGGCCCAAGCCTTACCCCAACTGCCCCCAGACTTTCCGGCGGTGCGATCGGTCAACCTGCTGCAACTGCAACAGCAACTCACCATTGACACCTACGCCGACAGCGTTTTAAGCCAAGCTCAGGTTATTATTCTGCGCCTGCTGGGGGGACGGGGCTATTGGAGCTATGGGCTGGAGGTGGTGAAAGGGGTGGCGGAAACCACGGGGGCTGCGCTCTGGGTTCTGCCGGGGGACGATCGCCCCGATCCCGATCTCGTCAGCCATTCCAGCCTGGGGTTGGGGGCAGTGGATCAGCTCTGGCGCTATTTTTGCGAAGGGGGGGTGATTAACTTACGCCATGGGCTACAGTTTGCCGCCCACCACAGTTTAGGCATGGGTCCCCTGCCCCCTGCCCCCCAGTCGGTGCCCTTGGTGGGGCTATATCACAGTCCAGCACCGGCCACTGAACCCACTAACGACCTGGAACCGAACCCAGGCATCGGCAGTGTCGGCATCCTCTTTTATCGATCCCACTACCTGGCCAGCAACACAGCCCCCATTGATGCCCTCTGCCAAGCCTTAGCCCAGCGCCACCTGAACCCCGTTCCCCTGTTTGTCTCATCCCTGCGCGATCGGGCCGTGCAGACCGCCGTGGTGCAACACCTCCGCGATCGCCACCGGCCTGCCCTAGGGGTTGTCCTCAATACCACCGGCTTCGCCATTGCCCCCAGCACCGCCCCAGGGGCATCGGATTCTGGCCCTCCGGATCTGTGGTCTCGCCTCAATGTACCCGTTTTCCAGGTGATCCTCAGTGGGGGCACCCAGGCCCAATGGCAGGACAGTTGGCAGGGACTGACTCCCCGCGATATTGCCATGAATGTGGCCTTACCGGAAGTAGATGGGCGAATTGTGACACGGGCCATTTCTTTTAAGGCCGTACAGCAGCACCAAGCGGCCCTAGAAACCGATGTGGTTATCTATGAACCCCAGGCCGATCGGGTGCAGTTTGTGGCGGACTTGGCCCATAACTGGGTGCAATTGGCCCAAACTGCCGTGGCCGATCGCCGAGTGGCCCTGATCCTGGCCAACTATCCCACCCGGGACGGACGGCTGGCCAATGGGGTGGGTCTGGATACCCCCGAAAGTTGTGCCAGAATCCTCCACGCCCTGGCAGCGGCGGGCTATGACCTGGGATCCCCGGAGCAAATCCCCCAGACGGGGCAGGACGTGATCGATCGCCTGACCACCAGTGCCACCAACGATCCCGAAAGTCAGTGGCGCACCCAGGGCCAAAGCCTCCAGCGAGACCTGTACCAACGCTATCTCGCAACCCTAGCCCCAGCCATTCAGCGAGATTTGCAGCAACGCTGGGGTACCGTGCCGGATCGCCTGCCCATTCCCGGTATTCGCCTGGGTAATGTCTTTGTGGGCATCCAGCCTTCGCGGGGCTATGACCAGGATCCCAGCCTCAACTACCATGCTCCTGATCTGGAACCCACTCACCATTATTTGGCCTTTTACCACTGGTTACGCTCCCAGTTCCAGGCCCAAGCCCTGGTGCATGTGGGCAAACATGGCAACCTGGAATGGCTCCCCGGCAAAGGCTTAGCCCTCTCCGCCACCTGTTACCCGGAAGTGGCCCTCGGTCCCCTGCCCCATTTTTACCCCTTTATTGTCAATGATCCCGGTGAAGGCTCCCAAGCCAAACGCCGTGCCCAGGCGGTGATTCTCGATCACCTCACCCCCCCCTTAACCCGGGCGGAACTCTATGGACCCTTGGCCCAGTTAGAGCAGTGGGTGGATGAGTATTACGATGCCCAAACCCTAGATCCCAAACGGGTGCCGGTGATTCGCCAGCGCATTTGGGCACTGTTGCGCCAGGAGCAGATGGATCGGGAGCTAGGGACGGTGATGCCGGTGCCTGGGACTCAGCTATCCCCCAAGCCTGGGGCGAAAACTAATGCAATACCGCCAGAAACCAGTGTTTTAGATCAAAATCCGAACTCCACGCTCCTCAGGGAAGATAATCCAGAAATGTGGTTGACGGCCCTCGATCGCTACCTCTGCGAACTCAAGGAATCCCAAATTCGGGATGGTCTCCATATTTTTGGCCAGTGCCCCCAGGGGGATCAGTTGCGGGATCTGACCGTTGCCATTGCCCGATCCCCCAGTGGTGTCCGCCGGGGACTGACCCGCGCCCTGGCCGAAGCCTGGGATCTGGATCTGGACCCCCTGACAGCGGATCTAGGGCACCCCTGGTCTGGGCCAAAACCGGAACCCTTCCAGGACTGCCGCACCTGGGGCGATGGGGTGGAGCAGTTGGAGGCGATCGCCGCCCAGTGGGTTGAGGTGCTGATGGAGACGACGATCGCCCAACCCCCAGCCACTTCCCTCGCCCTAGGGGAGGACTTCCAGCTAAAAGCCCAACAGCTTAGCCCACCCCTCAGGGAAGGATCGGCCTTGGCGGTGGAATTAGGGTGGATTGCCCAAACCCTGTTACCAGCCCTACGACAAACTCCCCAGGAAATCAGCCATTTACTCCAGGGCTTGGCGGGAAACTATGTGCCCCCTGGTGCCTCCGGTGCCCCCAGCCGAGGCCGTCCTGAGGTCTTGCCCACGGGTCGCAACTTTTATTCCGTCGATTTACGGGGATTGCCCACGGAAAGCGCCTGGGATCTGGGGCGCAAGGCGGCGGAGGTGCTGATCGATCGCTATACCCAAGACAATGGCGACTATCCCCAAAGCCTGGGCCTGTCGGTGTGGGGCACCTCTACGATGCGCACCGGGGGAGACGACATCGCCGAAGCCCTGGCCCTCTTGGGGGTGCGCCCGGTGTGGGAAGGCCCGTCCCGGCGGGTGGTGGATTTCGAGATTTTGCCCCTGTCTCTGCTGGGACGACCCAGGGTTGATGTTACTCTGCGAATTTCGGGGTTTTTCCGAGATGCCTTTCCTAATTTAATTGATTTGTTCGATCGGGCTACCCAAGCCGTAGCCCAGTTACCGGAACCCCCGGACCAAAACCCCCTGGCCCAACGGGTCCGCCAGGAAAGCGACCACTGGCAAGCCCAGGGACTCTCCCCCGATCAAGCCCAACGCCGCGCCGCTTATCGGGTCTTTGGATCCAAGCCGGGAGCCTATGGGGCCGGGTTGCAGGGGTTGATGGAAGCCCAAAACTGGCACAGTGACGAGGATCTAGCCCGCGCCTATATCAACTGGAGCAGTTACGCCTATGGCAGTTCTGATCTGGGTTGCCAGGGCCACAGCGCCCCGGAAGCGTTCCAACAGCGATTACAACACCTGCAAATTGTCCTCCATAACCAGGACAACCGGGAGCATGATCTCCTGGATTCCGATGACTATTACCAGTTCCAGGGGGGGCTGACGGCGGCGGTGCGGGTGACCCAGGGCCAGCAACCCCACACCTATTTTGGCGATCACTCCCGTCCCCACCAGCCTAAGGTGCGCCGCTTGGAGGAGGAAATTGCGCGGGTCTATCGATCGCGGGTGATCAATCCCAAATGGATCGCCGGAGCCATGCGCCATGGCTACAAGGGAGCCTTTGAACTAGCTGCCACGGTGGATTATTTATTCGCCTATGATGCCACGGCCCATTGTGTGGCTGATCACATGTATGCGGGGGTTACCCAAGCCTATGTGCTGAATCCAGAGGTGCAACGGTTTGTCCAAGACCATAATCCTTGGGCGTTACGGGATATGGCGGAACGACTTTTGGAAGCAGAGCAGCGGGGACTCTGGCAGGAGGTCGCGCCAGATCTCTTGGATCAATTGCGGCGGTTGGTGCTGGAAGCAGAGGGGGCGATCGAGGCTAGATAG
- a CDS encoding DUF2996 domain-containing protein, whose amino-acid sequence MPEETPQTPAPKAKPPALEDKPFGDFIEQDYVPSLKDALEQSGLGDLALSFGRRTLPQTQETCWQVRGQWAGGRRSFLLAFPEEKIGGLKAFACADGGAEPSYLEPFLSDERKITLPLLVFGVVQRLNGQKWLGWN is encoded by the coding sequence ATGCCCGAAGAAACCCCCCAGACCCCCGCCCCCAAAGCCAAGCCCCCGGCCTTGGAAGATAAGCCCTTTGGGGACTTCATTGAACAAGACTATGTACCCAGCCTGAAGGATGCCCTGGAGCAATCGGGTTTGGGGGATTTGGCCCTTTCCTTTGGTCGCCGAACCCTACCCCAAACCCAGGAGACCTGTTGGCAGGTGCGGGGACAGTGGGCCGGGGGGCGGCGATCGTTCCTCCTGGCCTTCCCAGAGGAAAAGATCGGGGGCTTAAAAGCCTTTGCCTGTGCTGATGGGGGGGCGGAACCCAGCTATTTGGAACCGTTCCTCAGTGATGAGCGCAAAATTACCCTGCCCCTATTGGTGTTTGGGGTGGTGCAGCGCCTCAATGGCCAAAAGTGGCTCGGCTGGAACTAA
- the rplI gene encoding 50S ribosomal protein L9 — translation MAKRVQVVLNQDVRKLGKDGDLVEVAPGYARNYLYPQGVAVPVTPGVLKQVEYRRRKEEERILEERRQADARKVALETIGRFVIKKQAGEEESIFGTVTNGDVADAILESTKQEVDRRDIEVPEINKLGFYKVTVKLHPEVVAVVEIQVTAL, via the coding sequence ATGGCTAAGCGTGTGCAGGTGGTCTTGAATCAAGACGTTAGAAAATTAGGCAAGGATGGTGACTTGGTGGAGGTGGCTCCGGGTTATGCTCGGAATTACCTGTATCCCCAGGGTGTTGCTGTACCTGTAACGCCTGGGGTGCTGAAGCAGGTGGAATACCGCCGTCGCAAGGAAGAGGAGCGCATCCTGGAGGAGCGCCGTCAGGCTGATGCCCGGAAGGTTGCCCTGGAAACCATTGGCCGGTTTGTGATCAAGAAGCAGGCGGGGGAAGAGGAATCCATTTTTGGAACGGTTACGAATGGTGATGTGGCCGATGCCATCCTAGAATCCACGAAGCAAGAGGTGGATCGCCGAGATATTGAGGTGCCTGAAATCAATAAGCTGGGCTTTTATAAGGTCACTGTTAAGTTGCACCCTGAGGTGGTGGCTGTGGTGGAAATTCAGGTGACGGCTCTCTAA
- a CDS encoding thioredoxin domain-containing protein, translating to MPNRLVHSPSLYLQKHAHNPIDWWPWGDEALATAKAQDKPIFLSIGYSSCHWCTVMEGEAFSDPEVAHFLNQNFLPIKVDREERPDLDSIYMQALQMMVGQGGWPLNIFLDPQDLLPFYGGTYFPGQPRYGRPGFLQVLQVLRQSYDQDPDKLRDIRQEILGHLRHSTTTQGSMDLSEGLLLKGLEYSTRIISPNFGGNSFPMMPYGQTALRLTRFGGERAEAAQKACMQRGLDLALGGIFDQVGGGFHRYTVDATWTVPHFEKMLYDNGQIMEYLANLWSQGQREPALQRAVAGTVAWLKREMLDAQGYFYGSQDADNFAEPDAAEPEEGAFYVWAYDLLQAHLSDPELAALEAEFTVSRGGNFEGKTVLQRRRSGDLSDRCRSALAQLFHQRYGVPETAIAPVTPVRNNLEAKAYGGAGRIPPVTDTKMIVSWNSLMISGLARAAVAFGEPEYYGLATQAAQFILDRQWHQGRLHRLYYGNQDYGNQDYGNQEGGVAVAAQGEDYAFLIKALLDVGQASLVVGGSHGSGVVTDWLEQAQRVQEEFDRLLWSEDLGGYYNTAQDASEHLLVRERNYGDTAIPSTNGVAAMNLVRLGLVSDRPAYGDRAGQVLQSFSTVMNQSAPSCPSLFQALDYYRNGTLLSLDRTQVTAFAQGYWPTVVFRPSLDLPPGSLGMVCEGVACGEPMATVPELQDQLHRSSTRSL from the coding sequence ATGCCTAATCGCCTTGTCCACTCTCCCAGCCTCTATCTCCAGAAGCACGCCCACAACCCCATTGATTGGTGGCCCTGGGGTGATGAAGCCCTGGCGACGGCGAAGGCCCAGGACAAGCCCATTTTTCTGTCCATTGGTTACTCCAGTTGCCACTGGTGTACGGTCATGGAGGGGGAAGCCTTTTCCGATCCAGAGGTGGCCCACTTTCTGAACCAGAATTTTTTGCCCATTAAGGTCGATCGCGAAGAACGCCCCGACCTGGACAGCATTTATATGCAGGCGCTGCAAATGATGGTGGGCCAGGGGGGATGGCCCTTGAATATCTTTTTGGATCCCCAAGATTTATTGCCCTTTTATGGCGGGACCTATTTTCCCGGTCAGCCCCGCTATGGACGGCCCGGTTTTCTGCAAGTGTTGCAAGTGCTGCGGCAAAGCTATGACCAGGATCCGGACAAACTCCGGGATATTCGCCAGGAAATTTTGGGCCATCTGCGCCACAGCACCACCACCCAGGGGTCCATGGATCTCAGTGAAGGGCTGTTGCTCAAGGGTTTGGAATATAGCACCCGCATCATTAGTCCCAATTTCGGCGGCAACAGCTTCCCCATGATGCCCTATGGCCAGACAGCCCTGCGGCTGACCCGCTTTGGGGGAGAGCGTGCCGAAGCGGCCCAAAAAGCCTGTATGCAACGGGGCTTAGACCTGGCCCTGGGGGGCATTTTTGATCAGGTGGGGGGCGGCTTCCACCGCTACACCGTCGATGCCACGTGGACCGTGCCCCATTTTGAGAAGATGCTCTATGATAATGGCCAAATTATGGAGTATCTGGCCAATTTGTGGAGCCAGGGACAGCGGGAGCCAGCCCTACAGCGGGCGGTGGCGGGGACGGTGGCGTGGCTGAAGCGGGAAATGCTGGATGCCCAGGGTTATTTTTATGGCTCCCAGGATGCGGATAATTTCGCCGAGCCAGATGCGGCAGAACCGGAGGAGGGAGCTTTTTATGTTTGGGCCTATGACCTGTTGCAGGCCCACCTCAGCGATCCAGAACTGGCGGCTCTGGAGGCGGAGTTTACGGTGAGTCGGGGGGGGAACTTTGAGGGAAAAACGGTGCTGCAACGGCGACGATCGGGGGATCTCTCCGATCGGTGTCGATCTGCCTTGGCCCAACTGTTTCACCAGCGCTATGGGGTGCCAGAAACGGCGATCGCCCCCGTGACCCCGGTGCGAAATAACCTGGAGGCTAAAGCCTATGGGGGAGCGGGGCGTATTCCCCCGGTGACGGATACCAAAATGATCGTGTCCTGGAATAGTCTGATGATTTCGGGGTTGGCGCGGGCGGCGGTGGCCTTTGGGGAGCCGGAGTATTATGGATTGGCTACCCAGGCGGCTCAGTTTATCCTCGATCGCCAGTGGCACCAGGGTCGTCTCCATCGTCTTTATTACGGGAATCAGGATTATGGGAACCAGGATTATGGGAATCAGGAGGGCGGTGTGGCGGTGGCGGCCCAGGGTGAGGATTATGCGTTTTTGATTAAGGCGCTGTTGGATGTGGGCCAAGCCAGCCTAGTGGTGGGGGGGAGCCACGGCTCAGGCGTTGTCACGGACTGGCTAGAGCAGGCCCAACGGGTTCAGGAGGAGTTTGACCGGTTGCTGTGGAGCGAGGATCTGGGGGGCTATTACAATACGGCCCAGGATGCCAGTGAACATCTGTTGGTGCGGGAGCGTAATTATGGGGATACGGCCATTCCCTCCACCAATGGGGTAGCGGCGATGAATCTGGTGCGGCTGGGTTTGGTCAGCGATCGGCCTGCCTATGGCGATCGGGCTGGGCAAGTGCTGCAATCCTTCAGTACGGTGATGAACCAGTCGGCCCCAAGCTGCCCCAGTTTGTTCCAGGCGTTGGATTATTACCGCAATGGGACCCTGCTAAGCCTCGATCGCACCCAGGTCACCGCCTTTGCCCAAGGCTACTGGCCCACGGTGGTGTTCCGGCCTAGCCTCGACTTACCCCCCGGATCCCTAGGCATGGTCTGTGAGGGGGTGGCCTGTGGGGAACCCATGGCCACGGTGCCGGAACTCCAGGATCAGTTACACCGCAGCAGCACCCGCAGTCTTTGA